Proteins encoded by one window of Polaribacter haliotis:
- a CDS encoding GIY-YIG nuclease family protein, producing the protein MKPGFVYILTNKNNTTLYIGVTADLEQRIKQHKSKINKKSFTARYNLSKLVYYEAFQMIGDAIAREKQLKSGNRAKKIALIESMNPEWEELFYPL; encoded by the coding sequence ATGAAACCAGGATTTGTATACATACTAACAAATAAAAACAACACTACTTTATACATTGGTGTAACAGCCGATTTAGAGCAGAGAATAAAACAACATAAATCAAAAATTAATAAGAAATCTTTTACTGCGAGATATAATTTAAGTAAATTAGTTTATTATGAAGCGTTTCAAATGATTGGAGATGCAATTGCAAGAGAAAAGCAATTAAAAAGTGGGAATAGAGCAAAAAAAATTGCATTAATAGAAAGTATGAATCCTGAATGGGAAGAATTGTTTTATCCACTTTAG
- a CDS encoding restriction endonuclease subunit S, with amino-acid sequence MAAENKNNVIAKQTVIANGVKQSANKKEIASAKKLRNDVRVPKLRFNEFVDGWSFDKMDNITSYVDYRGRAPEKSNEGVFLVTAKNIKKGYIDYDKSKEYVPLENYNLVMSKGLPELGDILFTTEAPLGNIAQVDKQKIALAQRVIKLRGKDKIENLYLLHYMLSPIYQKLIHRKAIGTTVQGISGKELRKTKVAFPTLPEQQKIASFLTSVDTKIQQLTTKKQLLENYKKGVMQQLFSQQLRFKNDDGLDFPDWEEKKFGEVFNNIGGTALEKHFSKSGTHKVVSIGNYSTEGKYNENGQRIILNEKTKTKLLDKGDLVMVLNDKTSTGDIIGSTILIPENNLYIYNQRSERLICIRSIIYPIYAWFQLNYKEFRNTVFSVSQGGTQIYVNFSEVKKLNIKIPSLKEQQKIANYLSAIDIKIENVQTQIEKTQAFKKGLLQQMFV; translated from the coding sequence ATGGCTGCAGAAAATAAAAATAACGTAATTGCTAAACAAACCGTCATTGCAAACGGAGTGAAGCAATCTGCCAATAAAAAAGAGATTGCTTCAGCAAAAAAGCTTCGCAATGATGTGCGTGTACCTAAACTTCGTTTTAATGAGTTTGTGGATGGTTGGTCTTTTGATAAAATGGATAATATAACTTCTTATGTTGATTATAGAGGTAGAGCTCCTGAAAAATCAAATGAAGGGGTGTTTTTAGTTACTGCAAAAAACATAAAGAAAGGATATATTGATTACGATAAATCTAAAGAATATGTTCCATTAGAAAACTATAATTTAGTAATGAGTAAAGGCTTACCTGAACTTGGTGATATTTTATTTACTACTGAAGCACCACTTGGAAATATTGCTCAAGTTGATAAACAAAAAATAGCTTTAGCTCAAAGAGTTATAAAGTTAAGAGGTAAAGATAAAATTGAAAACTTATATTTACTACATTATATGTTATCACCAATTTATCAAAAATTAATACATAGAAAAGCTATTGGAACTACTGTTCAAGGTATTTCTGGTAAAGAATTACGTAAAACAAAAGTAGCTTTTCCAACCCTCCCAGAACAACAAAAAATAGCTTCTTTTTTAACATCTGTAGATACCAAAATACAACAACTAACCACTAAAAAGCAGTTATTAGAAAACTACAAAAAAGGAGTCATGCAACAATTGTTTAGTCAGCAATTGCGTTTTAAAAATGATGATGGTTTAGATTTTCCTGATTGGGAAGAGAAGAAGTTTGGAGAAGTTTTTAATAATATTGGAGGAACTGCTTTAGAAAAACATTTTAGTAAGTCAGGAACACACAAAGTTGTTTCCATTGGTAATTATTCAACTGAAGGGAAATATAATGAAAATGGACAAAGGATTATTTTAAACGAAAAAACTAAAACTAAATTATTAGACAAAGGAGATTTAGTAATGGTTTTAAATGATAAAACAAGTACAGGAGATATCATTGGTTCAACGATATTGATACCAGAAAATAATTTATACATTTATAATCAAAGAAGTGAAAGATTAATTTGTATAAGAAGTATTATATATCCAATTTATGCTTGGTTTCAATTGAATTATAAAGAATTTAGGAACACAGTTTTTTCAGTTTCTCAAGGAGGAACACAGATTTATGTTAATTTTTCTGAAGTAAAGAAATTGAATATTAAAATTCCATCTCTAAAAGAACAACAAAAAATAGCCAATTATTTAAGTGCTATAGATATAAAAATAGAAAACGTACAAACACAAATAGAAAAAACACAAGCGTTTAAAAAAGGGTTGTTACAGCAGATGTTTGTTTAG
- a CDS encoding type I restriction-modification system subunit M — protein sequence MSENQLQLHQTLWNIANDLRGNMDADDFRDYILGFIFYKYLSKKMSLHANVILKPDGLEYHEVIGHEAEEILLQEIKLDALDALGYFLKPTELFSEIAKRGNSGGTNKFILEDLQKVLTNIEQSTMGSESEDDFGNLFEDLDLTSSKLGKTEEAKNELIVKVLMHLEGIDFDLENNENDLLGDAYEYLIGQFASGAGKKAGEFYTPQQVSKILAQIVTTDKERLKSVYDPTCGSGSLLLRVSKEVKEVGGFYGQESNPTTYNLCRMNMIMHDVHYKKFDIYNEDTLVNPSPKHIDQRFEAIVANPPFSANWNPDSIISDERFSPYGKMAPKSKADFAFVQHMIHQLDENGTMACVLPHGVLFRGAAEGHIRKYLIEDKNQLDAVIGLPSNIFYGTSIPTCILVLKKNRPTKDILFIDASNHFDKVKTQNVLTDAHLQEIIDTYRTRQTKDKYSYVASLEEVQENDYNLNIPRYVDTFEEEEAIDLISISADLKALEKDMAATDATIADFCKQLNIETPF from the coding sequence ATATTGCCAACGATTTAAGAGGTAATATGGATGCAGATGATTTTAGAGATTATATACTAGGCTTTATATTTTACAAGTATTTAAGTAAAAAAATGTCTTTACACGCTAATGTTATTTTAAAACCAGATGGTTTAGAATATCATGAAGTGATAGGACACGAAGCAGAAGAAATCTTATTACAAGAAATAAAACTAGATGCTTTAGATGCGTTAGGTTATTTCTTAAAACCAACAGAATTATTTAGCGAAATCGCCAAAAGAGGAAACTCTGGCGGAACCAATAAATTCATTTTAGAAGATTTACAAAAAGTGTTAACCAACATAGAGCAAAGCACTATGGGAAGTGAAAGTGAAGACGATTTTGGAAACCTTTTTGAAGATTTAGATTTAACAAGTAGTAAATTAGGAAAAACAGAAGAAGCTAAAAACGAACTGATTGTAAAAGTATTGATGCATTTAGAAGGCATTGATTTCGATTTAGAAAACAATGAAAATGATTTATTAGGTGATGCTTATGAATATTTAATTGGTCAGTTTGCTTCTGGAGCAGGAAAAAAAGCGGGAGAATTTTACACACCACAACAAGTTTCTAAAATATTAGCACAAATTGTAACTACAGATAAAGAGCGTTTAAAATCTGTGTACGACCCAACGTGTGGTTCTGGTTCTTTACTGTTAAGAGTTTCTAAAGAAGTAAAAGAGGTTGGTGGTTTTTACGGACAAGAAAGCAACCCAACTACGTATAACTTGTGTAGAATGAACATGATTATGCATGATGTACATTATAAAAAGTTCGATATTTATAATGAAGATACCTTAGTAAATCCATCACCAAAACACATAGACCAACGTTTTGAAGCCATTGTAGCAAATCCGCCTTTTTCTGCCAATTGGAATCCAGATAGTATTATTAGTGACGAGCGTTTTTCTCCGTATGGTAAAATGGCACCAAAAAGTAAAGCAGATTTTGCCTTTGTACAACACATGATTCATCAATTAGATGAAAACGGAACCATGGCGTGTGTTTTACCGCATGGTGTTTTGTTTAGAGGTGCAGCAGAAGGACATATTAGAAAGTATTTAATTGAAGATAAAAACCAATTAGATGCCGTAATTGGTTTGCCTTCTAATATTTTTTATGGTACAAGTATTCCTACGTGTATTTTAGTATTGAAGAAAAACAGACCAACCAAAGACATTTTATTTATTGATGCTAGCAATCATTTTGATAAAGTAAAAACGCAAAATGTATTAACAGATGCACATTTGCAAGAAATTATAGACACCTACAGAACAAGACAAACCAAAGACAAATATAGTTATGTTGCTAGTTTAGAGGAAGTACAAGAAAACGATTACAATTTAAACATACCACGTTATGTAGATACTTTTGAAGAAGAAGAAGCTATAGACCTTATAAGTATTTCTGCGGATTTAAAAGCATTAGAAAAAGACATGGCAGCAACAGATGCAACTATTGCAGATTTTTGCAAACAGTTAAATATTGAAACTCCTTTTTAA